In Amycolatopsis coloradensis, one genomic interval encodes:
- a CDS encoding antibiotic biosynthesis monooxygenase family protein: MAVVKINAIEVPEGAGPELEKRFAARLHAVDNQPGFLGFELLRPVSGESRYFVYTKWESEEAYQAWASGPAREAHAGERAKPVSTGANLLEFEVVQASKPGE; this comes from the coding sequence ATGGCTGTCGTGAAGATCAACGCGATCGAGGTCCCCGAAGGCGCAGGCCCCGAGCTGGAGAAGCGGTTCGCCGCGCGGCTGCACGCCGTCGACAACCAGCCCGGCTTCCTCGGCTTCGAGCTGCTCCGCCCGGTCTCCGGCGAGTCGCGCTACTTCGTCTACACCAAGTGGGAGTCCGAAGAGGCGTATCAGGCGTGGGCGTCCGGCCCGGCGCGTGAGGCGCACGCGGGCGAGCGCGCGAAGCCGGTTTCCACCGGCGCGAACCTGCTGGAATTCGAGGTCGTCCAGGCTTCGAAGCCGGGTGAGTGA
- a CDS encoding FAD-dependent monooxygenase has product MADIKILISGASVAGPALAFWLARYGFQVTVVERAPSLRPGGQAVDLRGTAKEVARRMGLDERIRAACTDTKGETLVDRKNRTKATIRADDFDGDGVVAEIEILRGDLTEVLYEATKETTEYVFGDRITALDERADGVDVTFAVGARRTYDLVIGADGLHSGVRALAFGEESRFVRHLGSYLAFFTVPNRLGLRNWAVGYDDVGRSAGIRAVRDGDEAMAYFGFASEKIDYDYRDVEAQKALVRELGAGMEWEAPWLLDRMDEASDFYFDSCAQVIMESWSRGRVGLLGDAAFCPSPLSGQGTSLAFVGAYVLAGELAAGLDTGLKRYEAVMREFVEKTQEMGRENAESIFAKSRTALRMRYVMMRVMRLKPFAALASRKMRDVVNGIDLPDYPGV; this is encoded by the coding sequence GTGGCCGACATCAAGATCCTCATCTCCGGGGCGAGCGTCGCCGGGCCGGCGCTGGCCTTCTGGCTCGCCCGGTACGGCTTCCAGGTGACCGTCGTGGAGCGCGCGCCTTCGCTGCGCCCCGGCGGCCAGGCCGTCGACCTGCGCGGAACGGCCAAGGAGGTCGCGCGCCGGATGGGCCTGGACGAACGTATCCGCGCCGCCTGCACGGACACGAAGGGCGAGACGCTCGTCGACCGGAAGAACCGCACGAAGGCCACGATCCGCGCCGACGACTTCGACGGTGACGGCGTCGTCGCCGAGATCGAGATCCTCCGCGGCGACCTGACCGAAGTGCTCTACGAGGCGACCAAGGAGACGACGGAGTACGTCTTCGGTGACCGGATCACCGCGCTGGACGAGCGGGCCGACGGTGTCGACGTCACCTTCGCCGTCGGTGCCCGGCGGACGTACGACTTGGTCATCGGGGCGGACGGGCTGCATTCGGGAGTGCGGGCGCTGGCCTTCGGCGAAGAGTCCCGGTTCGTCCGGCACCTGGGCTCGTACCTGGCGTTCTTCACCGTGCCGAATCGGCTGGGCCTGCGGAACTGGGCCGTCGGCTACGACGACGTCGGCCGGTCCGCCGGGATCCGAGCCGTCCGCGACGGCGACGAGGCGATGGCCTACTTCGGGTTCGCCTCGGAGAAGATCGACTACGACTATCGCGACGTCGAGGCGCAGAAGGCGCTGGTGCGCGAGCTCGGGGCCGGGATGGAGTGGGAGGCGCCCTGGCTGCTGGACCGGATGGACGAGGCGTCCGACTTCTACTTCGATTCATGCGCCCAGGTGATCATGGAGTCCTGGTCGCGCGGCCGCGTCGGGCTGCTGGGTGACGCCGCTTTCTGTCCCTCGCCGCTTTCCGGGCAGGGCACGAGCCTGGCGTTCGTCGGAGCGTACGTTCTCGCCGGAGAGCTCGCCGCCGGTCTCGACACCGGGCTCAAACGCTACGAGGCGGTCATGCGCGAGTTCGTCGAGAAGACGCAGGAGATGGGGCGGGAGAACGCGGAGTCGATCTTCGCGAAGTCGCGTACCGCGCTGCGGATGCGCTACGTGATGATGCGGGTGATGCGGCTCAAGCCGTTCGCCGCGCTGGCATCGCGGAAGATGCGGGACGTGGTGAACGGCATCGACCTGCCGGACTATCCCGGCGTCTGA
- a CDS encoding M1 family metallopeptidase, translating to MRSRVPAAGLVLGVVCALIIGCTADPPPATPPPPPLNPAPGASGAGDPYYPMDGNGGYDATEYQVGITYDPAKGRLDGDTTVIANATQDLDRYNLDLRGLTVQSVEVDGKPAKFAREGEFELVVTPAEPIRNGTAFRTKVLYGGDPSATPKAGGSENGWQKSKDGGAFIVGEPHSASFWYPVNETPRDKAMFTLTARVPDGWTVISNGREIQKSSANGWTTASWQERTPVASYLTTVAIDKFTVDRMALPDGTPVVNAYAPGAEDRRDAGRRLPEIIAFLSSKFGPYPVDAAGGIYLDEDIHFSLETQTRPTYAKWADLITVVHETAHQWFGDSVTLKSWSDICLNECLASYAQWLWQESRDNENLDDRYRAALEIMRGSQDFWTSKLVDMGAGQEFHGVYDKGILAIHALRRKIGEGAFTRLLKEWPAAYRNTNASWADFEAFTIKLSEQNLRPFFDAWFHGTTIPPDAELLPGTLRG from the coding sequence ATGCGCAGCCGTGTCCCCGCCGCCGGTCTGGTCCTGGGGGTCGTCTGCGCCCTGATTATCGGCTGCACCGCCGATCCGCCTCCGGCCACGCCCCCACCGCCGCCGCTGAACCCGGCTCCTGGCGCTTCGGGCGCGGGCGATCCGTACTACCCGATGGACGGGAACGGTGGTTACGACGCGACCGAATACCAGGTGGGTATCACGTACGACCCCGCGAAAGGGCGTCTCGACGGCGACACCACGGTGATCGCGAACGCGACACAGGACCTCGATCGGTACAACTTGGACTTACGCGGCCTGACCGTGCAATCCGTCGAAGTGGACGGGAAACCGGCGAAGTTCGCGCGCGAGGGCGAATTCGAACTGGTGGTGACGCCCGCCGAGCCGATCCGGAACGGGACCGCCTTCCGCACGAAGGTCCTCTACGGCGGCGACCCGTCGGCGACACCCAAGGCGGGCGGCAGCGAGAACGGCTGGCAGAAGTCGAAGGACGGCGGCGCGTTCATCGTCGGCGAGCCGCATTCGGCGTCGTTCTGGTACCCCGTCAACGAGACCCCGCGCGACAAGGCGATGTTCACCCTCACCGCGCGTGTGCCGGACGGCTGGACCGTCATCTCGAACGGGCGCGAGATCCAGAAGTCCTCGGCGAACGGCTGGACCACGGCGTCCTGGCAGGAGCGCACGCCCGTTGCGTCCTATCTGACCACGGTGGCGATCGACAAGTTCACCGTCGACCGGATGGCGCTTCCGGACGGGACCCCGGTGGTCAACGCGTACGCGCCGGGCGCCGAGGACCGGCGCGACGCCGGCAGGCGGCTGCCGGAGATCATCGCTTTCCTGAGCTCGAAGTTCGGGCCGTACCCGGTGGACGCGGCGGGCGGCATCTATCTCGACGAGGACATCCATTTCTCGCTGGAGACCCAGACCAGGCCGACCTACGCGAAATGGGCCGACCTGATCACCGTGGTGCACGAAACCGCGCATCAGTGGTTCGGCGATTCGGTGACGCTGAAATCGTGGTCCGACATCTGCCTCAACGAATGCCTCGCGTCGTACGCGCAATGGCTGTGGCAGGAGTCGCGGGACAACGAGAACCTGGACGACCGCTACCGCGCCGCCCTCGAGATCATGCGGGGCAGCCAGGATTTCTGGACGTCGAAGCTGGTCGACATGGGGGCCGGGCAGGAATTCCACGGCGTCTACGACAAGGGGATCCTGGCCATCCACGCGCTGCGGCGGAAGATCGGCGAAGGCGCGTTCACGCGCCTGCTGAAGGAATGGCCGGCCGCGTACCGGAACACCAACGCATCCTGGGCGGACTTCGAGGCGTTCACGATCAAGCTTTCGGAGCAGAACCTGCGGCCGTTCTTCGACGCGTGGTTCCACGGGACGACGATCCCGCCGGACGCCGAGCTGCTGCCGGGCACCCTGCGAGGCTGA